In the Pogona vitticeps strain Pit_001003342236 chromosome 2, PviZW2.1, whole genome shotgun sequence genome, GGCATTGTGAAAGTTTTCAAACTCTGCACTGCTGTTTTTCACAGGAAAAAATAGAAAGCTCCCTCTGGATAATTTAGCAGTGTAGGCACATAATTGTTTCAGACAGTCTggtactttaataataataataataataataataataataataataataataataataataataataataataataataataataataataataataataataataataataataataataataataacaacgtCTCAGTTTTCCTGAGATGTTTACCCTGAAACAAATAGGAAATATTTCCTGATTGCTGTAAACAGGGAGGAATATTTGATTCCCAGAAATTATGACATTAGCTAATTATGCCTGAGGACATGCAAATCCATCAGGTATACACCTAACTGGTTTGTAGATGTCAGACAAAGGTGTGCCCAAGTGTGGCTTGATGTGCGGTGGAAACACACCTTGCTCATGTCAAGCTACCCCATGGCTAGCCCACTCAAAAAATTCACTTCACATTGTCTCTTGCAAACATTTCGGTGAAGGAATAGCCACAGCTACTGAACCTAATGGGCCTGCATACAGCTACCAGTGTTTTTTGACCATTAGAAGCAGACATAACATCTGCTGCATTCCTAAACCAATTTCTAGAAGTAGATAGCAGGAAAGACAATGTATCACAAGACATCAATGTCAGTCATCAGTATTTCCTTCATCACATTGATGTCATCCATTCTTGCAGTCTGCATTCTATATATGGAGGCATCCAAATTTTATGCTCATAACAGCATAGGGAGTTACACTGAACTGAATGAATGGCATGCAGCCAAGATGTCTTCATGAGTGAtgtagtggtggtggtaaatGTGCAGATCATTACCATAGCCACCACCCTTCTTTTAGAAAAATCCAAATATGCAAGCAGCTGACTTCGTCCATTTCAACAAATGAGGAGAaagtcttttataaagctaatgggtcGTAACAGCCAATGGAGACAAAGTTCAACTCAgttactttgcattacaacagagatGCAATATGTCTTCAAGTCATTTAACTTCTGAGCCTGATAAAGGTTtggaggtatgtgagatgttctcacccctagtgagttttcatgatcaagaaatgatttgaacccaggtttcctaagTCCCAGTCTGacactctacccactataccacattgACTCTTTGACAGGGATACCTTGCAAAAATCTGGCTCcacaaaaatccatttctctctaTAGTGCGAATTGCAGCTATTCTCACAGGGGACAGAGCAACCCAAGATGGGTAGCAGGTGATATGATAGTCTCTGTTACTCAGAAAGTCCTGGGACTTCAACTCTGTCGTACATGGGTCCAGTACACCAGCAGTAACCACTTAATGAACGTCTTATTAGGCAGAAACTGGATTTGTAGTTTGTGACACCCAAGTCCAACATTCTAATTATTGCAGTGCTTTGGCTTCCAGTTCAAATAAGGAATCACACAAGTATTTTATCTCTCCCACATGGAGTAAGACAGTTTGGGAAATGATAAGCAGTCCTTCCCACAGTTTCTCCACTGAAACTTGTAGTACACTGATTTTACTTTATGAGAGGAAGAGGGATAATAAGGGTGTGGGGAGAGGTTGACCTGGTGGTCCATCCCAGTTGGGCTAGCCCAGGATATCTGGCTGTCTGAGGCAGAGCACCAAAAGATCTTCCCAACAACCCATCCAAAGCAAAGTGCATGGTTATCCACAAGCCAACCACACTAATTTAGTAAAGCAGAAAGCCCATTGAGCATCTCTCCCCATCCCTTGTAGTAAAATAAATCAGTCCTCGGATGATTACTGCCTTTTCATGTTTCATGGCCACTTCACTGTTCCTTATGATAGGGTCACTCTGCATCCCACCATCTTTCAATGTTAGTGGCTGACCATTTACAGGACTACAGACTTTTCTAATTGCAGGTGTCATAGTGACAAAGGCTTAAAATAATCTACCTAGACTATCTGAATACAGAGACGATCAACTAACCAGCAGTTTCACTTGCAGGAATGACAGAATTATTTCCTAGTGTTAGGAGGGGGAGACACTGCCCACACGCTTATGTTATTTCTCTCTTTGGGATTTTACACAGAGTGCACTCTCTGTAGGTAACACAGGCACATGCTAACTACAGCTCCTGAAGACTATgttgaaaaaaatattctttcaaCCCCTGGTCTTCAGAGTTTATTAAAGTTGCCCGCCCCAGGTATGTGTACAtaagggggcgggggagggaatTGACCAAAAGACGCACAACAGTTCTGTTTATGGCATTCAGTCTTTGACTGTCCATCTAACCATATGTAAGTGATTGTTTAATGTTAAAGGCATCCAGCGAAGAGCAAAGATCTGAGCCAGCCAACGGACCAGAGTAGCTTCTTGTAGAAGGGTGGGTCAGTTGGGGGCACAGCTGATGGCCAGATGATCTTCAAAATGGTGACTTCAGTCCACTTTGATATGATAGAGAAAAAGGCTTCCCACTTCAAATACTGCCTGTCCTCATTGCTCTAATCAGGAACTGAGTGTTACAGATATCACAGGAATGAGATTAACCAAAGTTCTTACTAATGCATCCATTAGCAATTGGCACTAGTATGTACAGTAAGTGACAAGTTGCAACTCCCAGTCTCTGAACACATAACACAAAAAGGAGTCTTGAAGCACTTTAAAGTCTGACAAATGTCTTACTAtatataagctttcatggaccggAGTCCACTTCATCAAAGCAAAGGCTGGAGAGGACAACCTCCTGCTAATTGGTAAGTGGCAACTTATACATTTGCCGGGAGGTCGGCTATGCCCCCATCAGCAAATGGGAGAGAGGGtttacaagcagaaaaaaaaaaacagaacaaaagctgTGATACTGCTCATGAAAGGAACCCCTTGCTATAATTTCATCATAGCTGAAGGGCAACCTCATCTCCAGACAAGGGGAACACTTCTGCACTGCCCCTCTGTTCAGCTTTAAGTTCATCACCAATGACAACCTATTCAACCATTCACAAGATCCCTGTAAAGATTCCCCACCCCAGGTAAAGTCCTAAAACTTAGAAACTGTGGaatgccatttctttttttatcttaAACTGTGGATCTGATGTTCATGTTACATGGCTATGTCAACAATACACTGCAGGCAGATGTCTCTAATGAGGACTTTCTGGTTTCTGGTTTCTTACCTCCCACCCCATTTTCTCATTTCTAAAATGTCCATGTCTCTCATTTTCAGGCATGAGAGTCAGGAACAGTGATTACCGGTAACTTGTCTAAGGTCCTGTAAATATTGCCCAAGTCATATCCTGTCCTCATAGTTTCTCTGTTCTGTTTCCAATGAATTGGTATTTCCCTTACATTTTGATCCTGCCACTACTGCCTCTTTCCCCCCACAAATACCTGTTAAGTCACTTGAGGATGGAATACTGTAGATTTAAATCTTGTGACCCTACATTGGAACGTCTATCTACAATATTATTGAGTGGGATTTCTTTCAACTACAGTATTGCATGAAGTatgtacagacagacagacggacataggaaaggaggaagaggaaagaaactgTACCTTCTTTTGGAGCATTTTCATCCCAAACAATCCACATCTGaacaatgaaaaaaggagtccagCACATAATGAAGGCTAAGACTATGATGAAGGTCATTTTGACTGTCCGGATCTTGGCCTTGGAAATAAGTTTGATACTGCTGACCCTGGAGAGTGCGCCCCCATGGCAATTGCTAGAGGTCAGATTCACATTGGTCTCATGGACTGTTTTTAGCCTCACATTCTGCCAAATTTTGAAGCTGATCAAGCCATAACAGACACTCAGCACAAGTACAGGGATGATGTAGACAGTCAAGGTTATCCAGGTGACGTAGGCCTTGGGGCCCCAGGGCTGAATGAAATTTGCCCAGCAATCAATCTGTCCGTGATCTGCGTACCTCAAGGAAAAGATCTGGAGCTGTGGGATGCTGAAGAGAAGGCATACCATCCAAGTGAGGAGGACAGACAACCGGTCAGACCTCCTGTGCAGAGACCGCAAGGGTTGACAGATGGCCAAACACCGATCCAGGGACATCAGCAATAGCATATAGGTAGAAGCAAACATTCCCACCACTTGTAGGTATTTGATCAACCTGCAGAGGTAATCTGGCCCGTAGAACCTGAAGGTGATGTCCCAAATGAGCTGAGGCAAAACCTGGAAGATGGCCACGACCAGGTCAGCGATGCTCAGGTGCTTCATAAAGAAGTACATGCGCGAATGCTTGTGACGGGTCGTGTAGATGGCCATAAGAACACACAAGTTCCCAGTCAGGGCTAGGAAGAAGATGAGGCAAAGCACCGCCACCTCCACCTTAGCAACATCCTCATTCCTTTTAATGGGAAAGCTTCTGTTAGTTTGAGAAGTTTGGTTCTCCATGGTGTCATTGTTCAAGGAGCAGTTATAAGTCCACCGATTGTTCCCCAACAAACACAGAGGATCCATGGCTGGTTCCTTTCCATCCACTGCCTCTTGCTGGGTCACTCTGAGAAGAGAGACGCCTTTAGTGCCTCCCTCTTGCTGGGTCCAGGCCTTTcagttcttctttccttcttctgcaaCGCCCCTTTATTCCCATTTGGTTTTctgcctcatcatcatcatcatcatcatcactcttTAATTCTCTTCACTCCTTTTCGGTTTGCATCCTGCACTTGGGTTTGTGAATGGAGCAGGCAAAGAGAGTtaaaagtggttttttttccctgcctctgtgTGTTTAGTCCTTAGTTACTTGGTTCCTTAGTTCCAGGAGTGCCTATGGTAATCGCcctgaaggagaaaagaagaaaaagtagtcAAGGAGTTCCACCAGAATTCACACTGAATCTCTCTCATCTTCCTTCAGCACTCTGATTTCTAACAAGGCATTCATTCAGTCTCAGGagcatttcattcatttcagtgggttgTTCCAGATCACTTTAAAGCAACAATGAACCAGTGCTCACGGACTCTCTCACTCCTTTTGGGCTGCCTTGTTTACTCCCACTCCTGCACAGCTAGATCCATGAGACACCTACATAAATATATACCATCACAGGTATACACATAAATACACAGACATATACATAATTAACACACAggtagagaggaaaagagagagggagggagggaggaagaggtaAAATAAAATGCCAAACACATACATTCATATACATCCGTCTCCCTATATATAACCTTTCCCAAGCATGCTTTTTCCTGGAAGCATATAAATCTTACATTTAGTTGCTttatctgtcttttaaaaactggagggctctttttccccccttctaaaATGGAATATCTGAGACCTGCCTTTTCCAGATGAGAATATCCAAGAATTGCaggagtggggtttttttccctttgccccTGGTGTCACATCTCTGGCTGCTCCACAAGTTTGCTCTCAAATGAATCCAAAAGGGCAGAGAGGAgtggaggcagaaggaggggggaggaggaggagcagactGGGCTGCAGTCAGCCCTTCAGAGTCATTCATGGACTAAACAGGCTGATGCTTCTGTTTATATTTTGCCAGCTTTCTTTCATCCATTAGGTGGTGCAATAGGCCATCTCTTCACTAGCATTCCcactagttggggggggggggggagaatcacgAGACTGTACTGAGATCTCTCATTCCAGAGAGGCAGCTTTTCACATTTAGGTTTAGATGTGCACGGTTACGCACAGCAGTGTCTTCCGAGCTGAGGAAAAATATAGTCCCAGATATCTGCAACGTTTTAGCTGAGGTAAATAATGTCAGCCAGAGCAGAGAGTTTGATTTCATTTGCTCAAATAAGCTAAAAAGCAATATTTCCCCCTCTCTGTGTCCTCAGCCACACCATTTTCATATGATaaattggtgtttttttgttttttgtttttaaagaaaggtgtGGGTGTTTTTAAGAAGATGTGATGCAGCAAAGCGGCGGGCGGAGGAagcagactggggggggggtgttacaaAGTGTGATCTCATTGTGTAGGGTCGTCATTTCATTCCAAGGATTTCTTGAAGATGATGCCACAGCGGTTCAGGTGACATGAGACTTGGGAGATGTACCTCTGAGATACTCTGCTCCAGGGGATGACAAAATAATTGGGCCAGCCACGGACACTTTCTGGCAGACATTGACCTGTGGAGGGGGTATTCTCAGGCTAGACCCTGTGTgtgtagtcgtttagtcgtgtccgactcttcgtgaccctagcTCTCTTAATTCAACATCAAGCTCCTAGCCAAGCCCCTGCCATGATCTTAAAGCATAaaacaaaagtgtgctgcttatatatcaccccgtAGGGCTTACTCTCCAGACAgattacaatttaaattatacGGGCAACACATTAACCCCTACCCACATACAAGCCGAGTActccatttaccaacctcagaaagatggaaggctgagcaaaCTTTGAACTGACTACCTGTGATTGAATCtgggccatgagcagagttttggctacaaTACAGCAGCCATGAGCTCATAAACAGCTTTTTGGGCAACACTATAGAAAAAGTGTCCTGAATTCATTTGGTAGTTATTAATTAATGAACTTCACAAAAATTTGGACTCCCTGATTCAATGGCTGACATcgagtagtaagttgcaactagagtaggcccactgaatcaatgaaacttgaaTAAATTGAGGATTTGACTCATAAAATCCCCACAGATCattggggctactctagttgcaacttagtagtggatttcagccagttgaTCTACTCTAATTGGGCCGAGCAGTTAGATTTAATCCAGCAGTGAAGATCTGAGAAGAAAACTGccattttaatatatttcccCTCCCCTAGAAATAGAAGCTACACTTCTTACTTTCAGGGACTGTAACAGATCTGGAAGTGTTGTTATAAGATAATTCAGAACTCTGTTTTCTGAACCAAAAGCTATGGTGAAAGGTATGTTAGAGGCTTCCTTCAGTGACATCATACGAAGAGTCCCAGTGTTACTGAGTGGTGGTATTCTGGATTTGCCTAAATGGCATGTCTAAAAACAGTGTGACCAATTCATCATAAATTTGTCATGAATTTGTCAAGCCAAATTTCCAAAGGGATTTTTCTGATCAAGAGATATCCAAGAAACAGCAGTAAGGGATTTTCTGTGCACATGAACTATTTCAGGTATATGCACAAATGCGCAATATGACTGCCCTTGAGGGTCAAACTATATATAAATACCTAATAATGTACCTTAGTCATCACCCTAGCAAATCAAACTCATATTTGCCTTTCAATGACCATCACTCAATAAAATGAAGATGAGGAAAAATTATAACAGACAAATGTCTTTCACCACTGTTTCACTGTTGTTAAAATGAGTATCTCTTCTAACAATGTGCTAAATAGATCATTCAGCATGATTTGGAGTGACAGCAGTTATTCCaaatgtttagtttttaaaaatctcttcccAATGTAACACAACATAATTTAGCTCTGTTTCTTTTCAATATAATTCTGTACAAAATGCATCTAAGAGaagctcttgctctctctctctctcccttaatGGTTTAATTTAAATAGGAATTTTCTCCTATTCAAATGAAAAGCATAAACATTTTGGTTCAGCTGTCTTTTCCCCATTCCATTGCCAATGAGAGAGGTAATTTCGTTCCCCAGCACCCCAAGAGCTTGAAAAGTGGGGAGTATGTGTATGCTCTTTGAAGTGAATAGATTAGACAATGATTTCTTAAAGTAAAAATTCTGTTTTGTGGCAAGAGCTTGGAGGGAGAACCCCATCTGTTAGCCTGGACTGGAGCTGCAGTCTAATTACTCTCCCTTTGTGTTGACAATCGAACCACATAAAAGAATGTCAAGCACTAATGAAAAGCGGCTTTCCTATTTGTCGTATTTACTAACGAGGGTGAAACAAGGGGACAGAATCCAGCTCTTGGGAACTGATATGCCGATCAGAAGAGTATAAACAATCATTGGAGATTTCTCTTGCTTATTTCCAGGGGAACTGGAAACTCTCAAAATAAATGAGAACTCTACATTCCCATCAGATCAAAAATATAAACGTGGTACCTCAAGCTGTATAGATTGGCCTATTGATACAAAGGTTTCTTTGTTCACCTACATTATTTGCTTTCCTGTTTCATTTTATGTGAGAAGTTAGGGAACAAAACCTAAATGGTGCAGAACAGTGCAAACTTTAGGGAGATGTGTGACAGTTCAAACTATGGGAtgaaacagtattttaaataagcCACCGAAAATTGCCAGCAGATTTTCATGCATTTTTCTgttgtctgttgttgtttagtcgttaagtcgtgtctgactcttcgtgaccccatggaccagaggactccaggcccttctgtcttccactgcctcctagagtttggtcagatttcatgttggtagctttgatgacactgtccatccatctcgtcctctgtcttctccttctcctcttgccttcacactttcccaacatcagggtcttttccagggagtcttctcttctcttctgttctcttcttctcttctctttctgttgTCTATGGATATGTGAACTGGTCACATTGGATCCAAGCAGAATTCATAATAATACTGCAAAGGCATCTTGGGTCACAAGTGGCTTTAGTTCAGCCTAACTAAATAATGTTTCCTGATgctattacagtaggacccccatatctgtgggggatcagttccaagccccttccttgtgatgctgaaaaacacaaattatagcaaacactagTTTAATAGCAAATGCTTTACATAGCATGGTCTGTGGCTCCCTGtaggggccagttctggtaatgccattatggaaatatatttctctagcaaacactATATAGCAATgttctctgactccctctagagaCCAGTTCAGCTACCTTCCCatttaataatatattttattttaattaatttaatatttacaGATCTTGGAtaactgaatcagtggatacttcCAAATCTGGACATGCCTGTTTCCCCCTCTCTGAAAACAGAAACCCTTTCTCAGCCTCTTAATATCTGAGATCTCCATCATGAAATACTGCCAAAAACCAAGTAGTTCTCATTTTATAGATTTAAATGAATCCTAAAGGCAAGGAAGCAATGGACTTCTTTATTATTTTGTCCCAAGCTTTTAT is a window encoding:
- the OXTR gene encoding oxytocin receptor, with translation MDPLCLLGNNRWTYNCSLNNDTMENQTSQTNRSFPIKRNEDVAKVEVAVLCLIFFLALTGNLCVLMAIYTTRHKHSRMYFFMKHLSIADLVVAIFQVLPQLIWDITFRFYGPDYLCRLIKYLQVVGMFASTYMLLLMSLDRCLAICQPLRSLHRRSDRLSVLLTWMVCLLFSIPQLQIFSLRYADHGQIDCWANFIQPWGPKAYVTWITLTVYIIPVLVLSVCYGLISFKIWQNVRLKTVHETNVNLTSSNCHGGALSRVSSIKLISKAKIRTVKMTFIIVLAFIMCWTPFFIVQMWIVWDENAPKEELPFIITTLLASLNSCCNPWIYMLFTGHLFHDLLHRFLCCSSRYLKSRQGCDLSVSKKSNSSTFVLSLKSSSQRSFTQPSTA